One genomic window of Acidobacteriota bacterium includes the following:
- the mraW gene encoding 16S rRNA (cytosine(1402)-N(4))-methyltransferase has product MPKVRSRLFCVAHHGNFAGILQRSPDRCGHATANIILRDLGVSSMQLDNPDRGFSHQGVWPPRHAQESLRVA; this is encoded by the coding sequence GTGCCGAAGGTTCGGTCCAGACTCTTTTGCGTCGCACACCACGGAAACTTCGCGGGCATTTTACAAAGGAGCCCTGACCGCTGCGGGCACGCGACCGCGAACATCATCCTTCGGGACCTTGGCGTGTCGTCCATGCAGCTCGATAATCCCGACCGCGGTTTCAGTCACCAAGGAGTCTGGCCCCCTCGACATGCGCAGGAATCGCTTCGCGTGGCGTGA